The window ATTTCAAATTCTGTATGTGCTAATTGACCTTCAATAGCTGCTGTAACCATCGCTCGAGTATGGGAAAGGGAAATACGTTCGCCTATTCCATAAGGGCCTCCTGACCAACCTGTATTAATTAAATAAACATCCACGTCATGTTTCCGAATTTTCTCTCGAAGCATTTCAGCATAAACTCTAGGTGATAATGGCAAGAATGGTGCACCAAAACAGGTTGAAAATGTTGCTTCTGGTTCTGTTATGCCCCTTTCAGTTCCAGCTAATTTACTGGTATAACCTGAAAGAAAATAATACATGGCATGTTCTTTTGATAATTTAGAAATGGGTGGTAAAACACCGAACGCATCTGCTGTTAAAAAGAAAATAACATTTGGATGTCCTGCCGTACTCGGATTAAGAGCATGCGGAATGTTATGGATCGGATAAGCTGCTCGTGTGTTTTCTGTTAAACTACAATCATTATAATCTGCCAAATGTGTATGAGGATCGATTATGACATTTTCTAAAACAGATCCATAAGTAATCGCGCGAAATATTTCTGGTTCTTTTTCCTCTGATAAGTTGATGCATTTTGCGTAACAACCACCTTCAATATTAAATACACCTTTGTCTGACCAACCATGTTCATCATCACCAATTAACATACGATTAGCATCTGCTGAGAGAGTGGTCTTTCCCGTACCTGATAAACCAAAAAATAAAGCAACATCTTCATTTAATCCTTTATTTGCAGAACAATGCATAGAAAGAACATCATTAATTGGTAAAAGATAATTCATTATAGTAAAAATCGATTTTTTAATCTCTCCTGCGTACTGTGTTCCTCCAATCAATACGATTTTTTTATCGAAATTAATCACAATAAAAGTTTCGGAATTTGTTCCATGAATGGAAGGTGTAGCTTCAAAAT of the Sporosarcina sp. FSL K6-1508 genome contains:
- the pckA gene encoding phosphoenolpyruvate carboxykinase (ATP), with translation MGLNNALKLHFNITPSQLIKIAIKRKEVQLSSGGAIVAKTGKYTGRSPKDKFIVKELASELAIDWKTNQQMTSANFDLLLKDVSNYLEEKELFVFDGFAGADQAYRLPIRIINEYAWHNLFAHQLFIRPTKEELAVHKEDFTVICVPNFEATPSIHGTNSETFIVINFDKKIVLIGGTQYAGEIKKSIFTIMNYLLPINDVLSMHCSANKGLNEDVALFFGLSGTGKTTLSADANRMLIGDDEHGWSDKGVFNIEGGCYAKCINLSEEKEPEIFRAITYGSVLENVIIDPHTHLADYNDCSLTENTRAAYPIHNIPHALNPSTAGHPNVIFFLTADAFGVLPPISKLSKEHAMYYFLSGYTSKLAGTERGITEPEATFSTCFGAPFLPLSPRVYAEMLREKIRKHDVDVYLINTGWSGGPYGIGERISLSHTRAMVTAAIEGQLAHTEFEMERSFGLNIPKSCPNVPSEILNPRNTWKDKEAYDIQATKLTNLFRENFEKFL